The proteins below are encoded in one region of Streptomyces marianii:
- a CDS encoding phytanoyl-CoA dioxygenase family protein produces the protein MPPTHDALRRAGGDRVSTPEGLAADLAAGYPRAPGAGARVDRATVEGDLAAVARDGYVLLPELLTPRECAEIRQAVTPLLDRTGRNAFEGHRTQRVYSLLNKTRCCDRLVEHPRVLALLDRLFEPGYLLSQLQVINITPGEHAQLLHTDDALYRSPRPRPPLGAATIWAVDPFTHDNGGTVVLPGSHLWGDDRRPGGRDPRMTAVMPPGSCLFFVGTLWHGGGANRSGGDRLSLTAQYCQPWLRPQEAFTLSVTRETARTVSEDIRRMIGYSVHPPFIGMVDGMHPRRLLEARPSASRPAGG, from the coding sequence GTGCCCCCGACCCATGATGCCCTCCGTCGTGCAGGCGGCGATCGCGTCTCGACGCCGGAAGGCCTCGCCGCAGACCTGGCTGCCGGGTACCCGCGCGCCCCCGGCGCGGGCGCACGGGTCGACCGTGCCACCGTCGAGGGCGACCTCGCCGCCGTCGCGCGCGACGGTTACGTGCTCCTCCCCGAGCTGCTCACCCCCCGGGAGTGCGCCGAGATCAGGCAAGCCGTGACGCCGCTGCTCGACAGGACCGGCCGCAACGCCTTCGAGGGCCACCGGACACAGCGCGTCTACAGTCTGCTCAACAAGACCCGCTGCTGCGACCGGCTCGTCGAGCACCCCAGGGTCCTGGCCCTGCTGGACCGGCTGTTCGAACCCGGCTACCTGCTGTCCCAGCTCCAGGTCATCAACATCACCCCGGGCGAGCACGCCCAACTGCTGCACACCGACGACGCGTTATACCGTTCACCGCGCCCGCGACCGCCTCTCGGAGCGGCCACGATATGGGCCGTCGACCCGTTCACCCACGACAACGGGGGCACCGTCGTCCTGCCGGGCAGCCACCTCTGGGGCGACGACCGCCGCCCCGGCGGCCGTGACCCCCGCATGACGGCCGTGATGCCCCCCGGCTCCTGCCTGTTCTTCGTCGGCACCCTGTGGCACGGCGGCGGCGCCAACCGCTCGGGGGGCGACCGCCTCTCCCTGACCGCCCAGTACTGCCAGCCCTGGCTGCGGCCGCAGGAAGCCTTCACCCTCTCCGTCACGCGCGAGACCGCCAGGACGGTGTCCGAGGACATCCGGCGCATGATCGGCTACAGCGTCCACCCCCCGTTCATCGGCATGGTCGACGGCATGCACCCTCGACGCCTGCTGGAGGCGCGGCCCTCCGCCTCGCGGCCGGCGGGCGGGTGA